The window GGCGCTTGTCGACGCGGAAATTGAAGCGCCACATGTCCCATTCGATATGGCTGCCGTCGATCTTGTAGTTCGGGCCGCCTTCCTGCACCAGCTTGACGGGGTTGGATTCCGGCCGCAGCGGCAGACGCTTGGCGACCTCCTCCTCCGTATAGCCCCAGCTGTCCTTCGGCAGGTCGACCACGCCAAGGTCGACGACACGCACCACTTCCTTCTTGCCGATGTCATAGATGGCGAAGAGGTTTTCAATCGGCTTGGCGTAGAAGTTGGAGCCTTCAGGCACCTGGTAGCAGGGCACCTTCATCAGGCGCGAATTCTGATATTCCTCGGTGAAGAAGTTGCCGCCCGTCAGCGGCAGGCAGAAGGCCTGCTCCGGCTTCAGCCCGCGCTTGGCAAGGCCCGCCACCATCTCGGGATGGCCGAGCGCCCCTTCCAGCGCGCCCATGAATTCGGTGAAGAGCACCATGGGCTGGCCCTTGGTCTTCTCGTTGCTCTCGACCGTGCCCTTGCTGATGTTGACCACCGCCTCGCTGAAACCCTCGGCGCTGGTGAAATGCACCGTCGCCTTGCGGTCGAGGGCGGCACCCTCCTTCCAGGCGAGCACGTCGGCCTTGGCCGGCTCCTTCAGCTCGATCAGCGGATAGAGCGTGTTGTCGTCCACGACCTTTCCGTCACGCAGAATCTGGTTGATCTTCTGGTATTCCTCGGCCGTCAGTCCATCGAGTGGATGGGCGGCGGCGGCCGTTGCGGCTAGACCGAAGGCCAGCGCCGTTGCGGCAAGATGTTGCGTCAGTTTCATGATCGTTCCCTCTTTCGTTGTCGTCTCAGGCAAAGACCACCTGGATATCGGTGTATTCGGCAAGTCCCTCGTCCGCGAACTCGACGCCGATGCCGGACTGCTTGACGCCGCCGAAGGGCGCATTCGGCTGGATGGCGCCGTGTTTGTTGATCCACACGGAGCCGCAGGCGAGACGGCTCGCAACCTTCTTCGCGCCCCCTATGTCGGACGACCAGACAGACCCGCCGAGCCCGTTCGGGCTGTCATTGGCAAGCCGGATCGCCTCCTCGACGTCGGAGTAGCGGATGATCGGCAGCGCCGGGCCGAACTGCTCCTCGTCGACGAGTGCATCGCCGTTGCGAAGGCCGGCGACGATGGTCGGGGGGAAGAACAGGCCCTCGCCCGGTTCGCCGCCGAGCAGCACCTTGCCGCGCCCCTTTGCATCGGCGACGAGACGGGACACCTTGTCGAACTGCATTCGGTTCTGGATCGGTCCGAGAATGCTTGCCTCGTCCATGCCGTTGCCGACGGGGATCGCCTTCGCATAGGCGACGAGTGCCGCGCAGACCGCATCATGGATGCTTTCATGCACGTAGAGCCGCTTCATCGCCGCGCAGGTCTGGCCGTTGTTGATGAAGGCGCCCCAGAACAGACCTTCGGCGATCGCCTGCGGATCGGCATCCGGCAGCACGATGCCGGCGTCGTTGCCGCCAAGCTCGAGCGTCAGGCGCTTCATGGTCGTGGCAGCAGACTGCATGACCTTCTGGCCGGTGGCGCAGGAGCCGGTGAAGACGATCTTCGCGATATCCGGATGCGCCGACATCGCGCCACCGAGATTGAACGCCCTGTCGTCGCCCGTCACGACATTGACGACGCCCGGCGGCAGAACCTCGTTCATGATCTGGACAAGCCGCAGCGTCGAAAGCGGCGTATAGGGCGAGGGCTTGACGACAACCGTGTTGCCGGTGCGCAGCGCCGGCAGGATATGCCAGATGGCGATCATGACCGGGAAGTTCCACGGCGTGATCGAGCCGACGACGCCGAGCGGCTTGCGATGCAGCTCCACCCGCCCCTGCTCGTTGTCCTGCAAAACCTTGACCGGGATCGACAGCCCCGTCGTATAACCCGCCCAGGCGACGGCGCCACCGACCTCCCAGCGCGAGCCGAGGCCGTTCAGCGGCTTGCCCTGCTCCAGCGTGATGATTTCGGCGAGTTCCGCCGCATGTTCCTCGATCTTTGCCGTCACCGCGGCACAGGCCGCCTGCAGGGCTTCATCGCTCTGCGCCGACCATGACGCAAAGGCTGCCTTGGCGACGGCGACGGCTGCATCCAGCTCGGCACCGCCCATATTCGGCGCACGGCCGACCTCGTCGCCCGTCGCCGGGTTGAGAACGGCAAAGTCCGAACCGACATGGGCCGGCCTTCCACCGATGGTTGCCTTGAATTCCATCATTTCCGCCTCCTCCATGACGGACCGCCTCCTCCGGCGGTCCTATCTGGTGGCAGAGAATAGAAGCGGACACGGCGTCAGACTTGGACGGCGCCGTCCCGCCTTTTGGACAAAAGCGTCAATGGCAGCGCGCAACCGCACCCGGCGTCGCACCGTATTTCTTGCGGAACTCACGGTAGAAATAGGAAAGATCGTTGAAGCCGCAGTCGAAGGCGACGGCGGTGACGCCTTCCGACGGTTGCTCCCGCCGTGCGGTCAGCCGGGCATGCGCCAGCTCCAGCCGGCGATTGAGCAGCCGATGGCCGGGCGTTTCGCCGAGCGGCCGGAAATGCCGCTGCAGCATGCG of the Roseateles sp. XES5 genome contains:
- a CDS encoding aldehyde dehydrogenase family protein, with translation MMEFKATIGGRPAHVGSDFAVLNPATGDEVGRAPNMGGAELDAAVAVAKAAFASWSAQSDEALQAACAAVTAKIEEHAAELAEIITLEQGKPLNGLGSRWEVGGAVAWAGYTTGLSIPVKVLQDNEQGRVELHRKPLGVVGSITPWNFPVMIAIWHILPALRTGNTVVVKPSPYTPLSTLRLVQIMNEVLPPGVVNVVTGDDRAFNLGGAMSAHPDIAKIVFTGSCATGQKVMQSAATTMKRLTLELGGNDAGIVLPDADPQAIAEGLFWGAFINNGQTCAAMKRLYVHESIHDAVCAALVAYAKAIPVGNGMDEASILGPIQNRMQFDKVSRLVADAKGRGKVLLGGEPGEGLFFPPTIVAGLRNGDALVDEEQFGPALPIIRYSDVEEAIRLANDSPNGLGGSVWSSDIGGAKKVASRLACGSVWINKHGAIQPNAPFGGVKQSGIGVEFADEGLAEYTDIQVVFA